A section of the Lepus europaeus isolate LE1 chromosome 10, mLepTim1.pri, whole genome shotgun sequence genome encodes:
- the ITGA7 gene encoding integrin alpha-7 isoform X1 encodes MAGTRRRDPWGVPGICCFLGSLLIGLLSPRAVAFNLDVMGALRKEGEPGSLFGFSVALHRQLQPRPQSWLLVGAPQALALPGQQANRTGGLFACPLSLEETDCYRLDIDRGADVQKESKENQWLGVSVRSQGPGGKIVTCAHRYESRQRVDQILETRDVIGRCFVLSQDLGIRDELDGGEWKFCEGRPQGHEQFGFCQQGTAAAFSPDSHYLLFGAPGTFNWKGTARVELCVQGSADLAHLDDGPYEAGGLLFVTNIDSSDPDQLVYKTLDPADRLPGPAGDLARNSYLGFSIDSGKGLVRAEELSFVAGAPRANHKGAVVILRKDSASRLVPEVLLSGERLTSGFGYSLAVADLNNDGWPDLIVGAPYFYERQEELGGAVYVYLNQGGHWADIPSLRLCGSPDSMFGISLAVLGDLNQDGFPDIAVGAPFDGDGKVFIYHGSSLGLVVKASQVLEGEAVGLRSFGYSLSGGLDVDGNHYPDLLVGSLADTAVLFRARPVLHVSHEVLIAPEAIDLEQPNCAGGQSVCVDLRICFSYVATPSTYSPIVALDYTLDGDTDRRLQGRVPRVSFLSRGLDDPKHQASGTVWLRHQRDRVCKENMLQLQENVKDKLRAIVVTLSYRLQSPRLRRQAPGQGLPPVAPILNAHQPSSQRSEIVFLKQGCGEDKICQSNLQLVRARFCARISDAEFQPLPMEADGKTALFAMSGQPVIGLELTVTNLPSDPAQPQADGDDAHEAQLLVTLPASLRYSGVRALDPAQEKPLCLSDGNASHVECELGNPMKRGAQVTFYLILSTSAITIETTELEVGLLLATISKQLLSPEFVRARVFIELPLSIAGVAIPQQLFFSGVVRGESAMRFEEDVGSEVKYEVTVSNQGQSLNTLGSAFLNIMWPHEIANGKWLLYPMRVELEGGQGPGRKGLCSPRPNILGLKVGSRGRRRRELEQPAQQEPREPPEPSTSWWPVSSLEKKKNITLDCARGTANCVVFRCPLYSFDRTAVLHVWGRLWNSTFLEEYSAVKSVEVIVRANITVKSSIKNLLLRDASTVTPVMVYLDPVAVVAGGVPWWVILLAVLAGLLVLALLVLLLWKMGFFRRAKHPEATVPQYHAVKIPREDRQQFKEEKTGTILRSHWGSPRREGPDAHPILAANGHPEPGPDGHPAPAIA; translated from the exons CAGCCCCGACCCCAGAGCTG gctgctggtgggcgctccccaggccctggctcttcCTGGGCAGCAGGCGAACCGCACTGGAGGCCTCTTCGCTTGCCCCCTGAGCCTGGAGGAGACCGACTGCTACAGACTGGACATCGACCGGGGAG CTGATGTGCAGAAGGAGAGCAAGGAAAACCAGTGGTTGGGAGTCAGTGTTCGGAGCCAGGGACCTGGGGGCAAGATTGTT ACCTGTGCACACCGGTATGAGTCGCGGCAGCGGGTGGACCAGATCCTGGAGACGCGGGATGTGATTGGACGCTGCTTTGTGCTGAGCCAGGACCTGGGCATCCGCGATGAGCTGGATGGCGGGGAGTGGAAGTTCTGTGAGGGGCGCCCCCAAGGCCACGAACAATTCGGGTTCTGCCAGCAGGGCACAGCCGCTGCCTTCTCTCCTGACAGCCACTACCTCCTGTTTGGGGCGCCAGGGACCTTTAACTGGAAGG GCACGGCCAGGGTGGagctctgtgtgcagggctcGGCGGACCTGGCTCACCTGGACGACGGGCCCTACGAGGCGGGGG GGTTGCTTTTTGTGACCAACATTGATAGCTCAGACCCCGACCAGCTCGTGTATAAAACTCTGGACCCTGCTGACCGGCTCCCAGGACCAGCCGGAGACTTGGCCCGGAATAGCTACTTAG gcTTCTCCATCGACTCGGGGAAGGGGCTGGTGCGGGCAGAGGAGCTGAGCTTTGTGGCAGGCGCCCCCCGTGCCAACCACAAGGGTGCCGTGGTCATTCTACGCAAGGACAGCGCCAGCCGCCTGGTGCCCGAAGTCCTGCTGTCTGGAGAGCGCCTGACCTCCGGCTTCGGCTACTCACTGGCTGTGGCAGATCTCAACAACGACGG CTGGCCAGACCTGATCGTGGGAGCCCCTTATTTCTACGAGCGGCAGGAAGAGCTGGGGGGAGCTGTGTATGTGTACCTGAACCAGGGGGGTCACTGGGCCGACATCCCCTCGCTCCGGCTCTGCGGCTCCCCTGACTCCATGTTCGGGATCAGCCTGGCTGTCCTGGGGGACCTGAACCAGGATGGCTTCCCAG ATATCGCCGTGGGTGCTCCCTTTGATGGCGACGGCAAAGTCTTCATCTACCACGGGAGCAGCCTGGGGCTTGTGGTCAAAGCTTCGCAG GTGTTGGAGGGGGAGGCCGTGGGCCTCAGGAGCTTCGGCTACTCCCTGTCGGGCGGCCTGGACGTGGATGGGAACCACTACCCAGACCTGCTGGTGGGCTCCCTGGCAGACACGGCCGTGCTCTTCAG GGCCAGACCTGTCCTTCACGTCTCTCATGAGGTCCTCATTGCCCCCGAAGCCATAGACCTAGAACAGCCCAATTGTGCCGGTGGCCAGTCCGTCTG TGTGGACCTGAGGATCTGCTTCAGCTACGTGGCCACCCCCAGCACCTACAGCCCCATTGTGG CCCTGGATTACACGTTAGACGGTGACACAGACCGGAGGCTCCAAGGCCGGGTTCCCCGGGTGTCCTTCCTGAGCCGTGGCCTGGATGACCCCAAGCACCAGGCGTCGGGCACCGTGTGGCTGAGGCACCAACGCGACCGGGTCTGCAAAGAAAACATGCTCCAGCTGCAG GAGAACGTCAAAGACAAGCTTCGGGCCATTGTGGTGACCCTATCCTACAGGCTGCAGAGCCCACGGCTCCGGCGGCAGGCTCCTGGCCAGGGGCTGCCCCCAGTGGCCCCCATCCTCAACGCCCACCAGCCCAGCAGCCAGCGGTCAGAG ATCGTCTTCCTGAAGCAAGGCTGCGGTGAAGACAAGATCTGCCAGAGTAACCTGCAGCTGGTGCGTGCCCGCTTCTGTGCCCGGATCAGCGACGCGGAGTTCCAGCCTCTGCCCAT GGAGGCTGACGGGAAGACAGCCCTGTTCGCGATGAGTGGGCAGCCGGTCATCGGTCTGGAGCTGACGGTCACCAACCTGCCCTcggacccggcccagccccaggcagacgGGGACGATGCCCACGAAGCCCAGCTCCTCgtcaccctccctgcctctctgcgcTACTCAGGAGTCCGGGCGCTGGACCCTGCG CAGGAGAAGCCGCTCTGCCTGTCCGATGGGAATGCGTCCCATGTCGAGTGCGAGCTGGGGAACCCCATGAAGAGAGGTGCCCAG GTCACTTTCTACCTCATCCTCAGCACCTCCGCAATCACCATCGAGACCACTGAGCTGGAGGTGGGGCTGCTGTTGGCCAC GATCAGTAAGCAGCTGCTGTCTCCGGAGTTTGTTCGCGCCCGTGTCTTCATCGAGCTGCCACTGTCCATTGCAGG GGTGGCCATTCCTCAGCAACTCTTCTTCTCTGGCGTGGTGAGGGGTGAGAGCGCCATGCGCTTTGAAGAGGATGTGGGCAGCGAGGTCAAGTATGAGGTCACG GTCTCCAACCAAGGCCAGTCGCTCAACACTCTGGGCTCCGCCTTCCTCAACATCATGTGGCCTCACGAGATCGCCAATGGGAAGTGGCTGCTCTACCCCATGCGCGTGGAAttggagggcgggcaggggcctGGGCGGAAGGGgctctgctcccccaggcccaACATCCTCGGCCTG AAAGTGGGCAGCAGGGGTAGGAGGCggcgggagctggagcagccggcGCAGCAGGAGCCTCGTGAGCCGCCGGAGCCCAGCACGTCGTGGTGGCCGGTGTCTTCCttggagaagaagaagaacatcACCCTG GACTGTGCGCGGGGCACGGCCAACTGTGTGGTGTTCAGATGCCCGCTCTACAGCTTTGACCGCACAGCTGTGCTGCACGTCTGGGGCCGCTTGTGGAACAGCACCTTCCTGGAG GAGTACTCAGCTGTGAAGTCTGTGGAAGTGATTGTCCGAGCCAACATCACGGTCAAGTCCTCCATCAAGAACCTGCTGCTTAGAGATGCATCCACTGTG ACCCCAGTGATGGTCTACTTGGATcctgtggctgtggtggctggAGGAGTCCCCTGGTGGGTCATTCTCCTGGCGGTGCTGGCGGGGCTTCTGGTGCTGGCGCTGTTGGTGCTGCTCCTGTGGAAG ATGGGATTCTTCCGGCGGGCGAAGCACCCCGAGGCCACTGTGCCCCAGTACCACGCGGTGAAGATCCCTCGGGAAGACCGGCAGCAGTTCAAGGAGGAGAAGACGGGCACCATCCTGCGGAGCCATTGGGGCAGCCCCCGGCGGGAGGGCCCCGACGCCCACCCTATCCTGGCTGCCAATGGGCACCCCGAGCCGGGCCCCGACGGGCatccagcgccagccattgcctAG
- the ITGA7 gene encoding integrin alpha-7 isoform X8, whose product MTTSSWSPGPCPAFHLHLHAARTHTHGGTASPLHGQGPCPPARWHGSPHARRGLARSHVAPPPHHCHSRLCTLPLAELPLGTARVELCVQGSADLAHLDDGPYEAGGEKDQDPRLIPVPANSYFGFSIDSGKGLVRAEELSFVAGAPRANHKGAVVILRKDSASRLVPEVLLSGERLTSGFGYSLAVADLNNDGWPDLIVGAPYFYERQEELGGAVYVYLNQGGHWADIPSLRLCGSPDSMFGISLAVLGDLNQDGFPDIAVGAPFDGDGKVFIYHGSSLGLVVKASQVLEGEAVGLRSFGYSLSGGLDVDGNHYPDLLVGSLADTAVLFRARPVLHVSHEVLIAPEAIDLEQPNCAGGQSVCVDLRICFSYVATPSTYSPIVALDYTLDGDTDRRLQGRVPRVSFLSRGLDDPKHQASGTVWLRHQRDRVCKENMLQLQENVKDKLRAIVVTLSYRLQSPRLRRQAPGQGLPPVAPILNAHQPSSQRSEIVFLKQGCGEDKICQSNLQLVRARFCARISDAEFQPLPMEADGKTALFAMSGQPVIGLELTVTNLPSDPAQPQADGDDAHEAQLLVTLPASLRYSGVRALDPAQEKPLCLSDGNASHVECELGNPMKRGAQVTFYLILSTSAITIETTELEVGLLLATISKQLLSPEFVRARVFIELPLSIAGVAIPQQLFFSGVVRGESAMRFEEDVGSEVKYEVTVSNQGQSLNTLGSAFLNIMWPHEIANGKWLLYPMRVELEGGQGPGRKGLCSPRPNILGLKVGSRGRRRRELEQPAQQEPREPPEPSTSWWPVSSLEKKKNITLDCARGTANCVVFRCPLYSFDRTAVLHVWGRLWNSTFLEEYSAVKSVEVIVRANITVKSSIKNLLLRDASTVTPVMVYLDPVAVVAGGVPWWVILLAVLAGLLVLALLVLLLWKMGFFRRAKHPEATVPQYHAVKIPREDRQQFKEEKTGTILRSHWGSPRREGPDAHPILAANGHPEPGPDGHPAPAIA is encoded by the exons ATGACCACAAGTTCAtggagccctgggccctgccccgccttccacctccacctccatgctgctcgcacacacacacatgggggcaCTGCCTCACCTTTGCATGGCCAAGGGCCCTGCCCCCCTGCACGCTGGCATGGGTCCCCACACGCACGGCGGGGGCTCGCACGCTCCCATGTGGCACCTCCACCTCATCACTGCCATTCCCGTCTCTGCACGCTGCCGCTGGCTGAGCTGCCACttg GCACGGCCAGGGTGGagctctgtgtgcagggctcGGCGGACCTGGCTCACCTGGACGACGGGCCCTACGAGGCGGGGGGTGAGAAGGATCAAGACCCCCGCCTCATCCCGGTCCCTGCCAACAGCTACTTTG gcTTCTCCATCGACTCGGGGAAGGGGCTGGTGCGGGCAGAGGAGCTGAGCTTTGTGGCAGGCGCCCCCCGTGCCAACCACAAGGGTGCCGTGGTCATTCTACGCAAGGACAGCGCCAGCCGCCTGGTGCCCGAAGTCCTGCTGTCTGGAGAGCGCCTGACCTCCGGCTTCGGCTACTCACTGGCTGTGGCAGATCTCAACAACGACGG CTGGCCAGACCTGATCGTGGGAGCCCCTTATTTCTACGAGCGGCAGGAAGAGCTGGGGGGAGCTGTGTATGTGTACCTGAACCAGGGGGGTCACTGGGCCGACATCCCCTCGCTCCGGCTCTGCGGCTCCCCTGACTCCATGTTCGGGATCAGCCTGGCTGTCCTGGGGGACCTGAACCAGGATGGCTTCCCAG ATATCGCCGTGGGTGCTCCCTTTGATGGCGACGGCAAAGTCTTCATCTACCACGGGAGCAGCCTGGGGCTTGTGGTCAAAGCTTCGCAG GTGTTGGAGGGGGAGGCCGTGGGCCTCAGGAGCTTCGGCTACTCCCTGTCGGGCGGCCTGGACGTGGATGGGAACCACTACCCAGACCTGCTGGTGGGCTCCCTGGCAGACACGGCCGTGCTCTTCAG GGCCAGACCTGTCCTTCACGTCTCTCATGAGGTCCTCATTGCCCCCGAAGCCATAGACCTAGAACAGCCCAATTGTGCCGGTGGCCAGTCCGTCTG TGTGGACCTGAGGATCTGCTTCAGCTACGTGGCCACCCCCAGCACCTACAGCCCCATTGTGG CCCTGGATTACACGTTAGACGGTGACACAGACCGGAGGCTCCAAGGCCGGGTTCCCCGGGTGTCCTTCCTGAGCCGTGGCCTGGATGACCCCAAGCACCAGGCGTCGGGCACCGTGTGGCTGAGGCACCAACGCGACCGGGTCTGCAAAGAAAACATGCTCCAGCTGCAG GAGAACGTCAAAGACAAGCTTCGGGCCATTGTGGTGACCCTATCCTACAGGCTGCAGAGCCCACGGCTCCGGCGGCAGGCTCCTGGCCAGGGGCTGCCCCCAGTGGCCCCCATCCTCAACGCCCACCAGCCCAGCAGCCAGCGGTCAGAG ATCGTCTTCCTGAAGCAAGGCTGCGGTGAAGACAAGATCTGCCAGAGTAACCTGCAGCTGGTGCGTGCCCGCTTCTGTGCCCGGATCAGCGACGCGGAGTTCCAGCCTCTGCCCAT GGAGGCTGACGGGAAGACAGCCCTGTTCGCGATGAGTGGGCAGCCGGTCATCGGTCTGGAGCTGACGGTCACCAACCTGCCCTcggacccggcccagccccaggcagacgGGGACGATGCCCACGAAGCCCAGCTCCTCgtcaccctccctgcctctctgcgcTACTCAGGAGTCCGGGCGCTGGACCCTGCG CAGGAGAAGCCGCTCTGCCTGTCCGATGGGAATGCGTCCCATGTCGAGTGCGAGCTGGGGAACCCCATGAAGAGAGGTGCCCAG GTCACTTTCTACCTCATCCTCAGCACCTCCGCAATCACCATCGAGACCACTGAGCTGGAGGTGGGGCTGCTGTTGGCCAC GATCAGTAAGCAGCTGCTGTCTCCGGAGTTTGTTCGCGCCCGTGTCTTCATCGAGCTGCCACTGTCCATTGCAGG GGTGGCCATTCCTCAGCAACTCTTCTTCTCTGGCGTGGTGAGGGGTGAGAGCGCCATGCGCTTTGAAGAGGATGTGGGCAGCGAGGTCAAGTATGAGGTCACG GTCTCCAACCAAGGCCAGTCGCTCAACACTCTGGGCTCCGCCTTCCTCAACATCATGTGGCCTCACGAGATCGCCAATGGGAAGTGGCTGCTCTACCCCATGCGCGTGGAAttggagggcgggcaggggcctGGGCGGAAGGGgctctgctcccccaggcccaACATCCTCGGCCTG AAAGTGGGCAGCAGGGGTAGGAGGCggcgggagctggagcagccggcGCAGCAGGAGCCTCGTGAGCCGCCGGAGCCCAGCACGTCGTGGTGGCCGGTGTCTTCCttggagaagaagaagaacatcACCCTG GACTGTGCGCGGGGCACGGCCAACTGTGTGGTGTTCAGATGCCCGCTCTACAGCTTTGACCGCACAGCTGTGCTGCACGTCTGGGGCCGCTTGTGGAACAGCACCTTCCTGGAG GAGTACTCAGCTGTGAAGTCTGTGGAAGTGATTGTCCGAGCCAACATCACGGTCAAGTCCTCCATCAAGAACCTGCTGCTTAGAGATGCATCCACTGTG ACCCCAGTGATGGTCTACTTGGATcctgtggctgtggtggctggAGGAGTCCCCTGGTGGGTCATTCTCCTGGCGGTGCTGGCGGGGCTTCTGGTGCTGGCGCTGTTGGTGCTGCTCCTGTGGAAG ATGGGATTCTTCCGGCGGGCGAAGCACCCCGAGGCCACTGTGCCCCAGTACCACGCGGTGAAGATCCCTCGGGAAGACCGGCAGCAGTTCAAGGAGGAGAAGACGGGCACCATCCTGCGGAGCCATTGGGGCAGCCCCCGGCGGGAGGGCCCCGACGCCCACCCTATCCTGGCTGCCAATGGGCACCCCGAGCCGGGCCCCGACGGGCatccagcgccagccattgcctAG
- the ITGA7 gene encoding integrin alpha-7 isoform X7 yields MTTSSWSPGPCPAFHLHLHAARTHTHGGTASPLHGQGPCPPARWHGSPHARRGLARSHVAPPPHHCHSRLCTLPLAELPLGTARVELCVQGSADLAHLDDGPYEAGGLLFVTNIDSSDPDQLVYKTLDPADRLPGPAGDLARNSYLGFSIDSGKGLVRAEELSFVAGAPRANHKGAVVILRKDSASRLVPEVLLSGERLTSGFGYSLAVADLNNDGWPDLIVGAPYFYERQEELGGAVYVYLNQGGHWADIPSLRLCGSPDSMFGISLAVLGDLNQDGFPDIAVGAPFDGDGKVFIYHGSSLGLVVKASQVLEGEAVGLRSFGYSLSGGLDVDGNHYPDLLVGSLADTAVLFRARPVLHVSHEVLIAPEAIDLEQPNCAGGQSVCVDLRICFSYVATPSTYSPIVALDYTLDGDTDRRLQGRVPRVSFLSRGLDDPKHQASGTVWLRHQRDRVCKENMLQLQENVKDKLRAIVVTLSYRLQSPRLRRQAPGQGLPPVAPILNAHQPSSQRSEIVFLKQGCGEDKICQSNLQLVRARFCARISDAEFQPLPMEADGKTALFAMSGQPVIGLELTVTNLPSDPAQPQADGDDAHEAQLLVTLPASLRYSGVRALDPAQEKPLCLSDGNASHVECELGNPMKRGAQVTFYLILSTSAITIETTELEVGLLLATISKQLLSPEFVRARVFIELPLSIAGVAIPQQLFFSGVVRGESAMRFEEDVGSEVKYEVTVSNQGQSLNTLGSAFLNIMWPHEIANGKWLLYPMRVELEGGQGPGRKGLCSPRPNILGLKVGSRGRRRRELEQPAQQEPREPPEPSTSWWPVSSLEKKKNITLDCARGTANCVVFRCPLYSFDRTAVLHVWGRLWNSTFLEEYSAVKSVEVIVRANITVKSSIKNLLLRDASTVTPVMVYLDPVAVVAGGVPWWVILLAVLAGLLVLALLVLLLWKMGFFRRAKHPEATVPQYHAVKIPREDRQQFKEEKTGTILRSHWGSPRREGPDAHPILAANGHPEPGPDGHPAPAIA; encoded by the exons ATGACCACAAGTTCAtggagccctgggccctgccccgccttccacctccacctccatgctgctcgcacacacacacatgggggcaCTGCCTCACCTTTGCATGGCCAAGGGCCCTGCCCCCCTGCACGCTGGCATGGGTCCCCACACGCACGGCGGGGGCTCGCACGCTCCCATGTGGCACCTCCACCTCATCACTGCCATTCCCGTCTCTGCACGCTGCCGCTGGCTGAGCTGCCACttg GCACGGCCAGGGTGGagctctgtgtgcagggctcGGCGGACCTGGCTCACCTGGACGACGGGCCCTACGAGGCGGGGG GGTTGCTTTTTGTGACCAACATTGATAGCTCAGACCCCGACCAGCTCGTGTATAAAACTCTGGACCCTGCTGACCGGCTCCCAGGACCAGCCGGAGACTTGGCCCGGAATAGCTACTTAG gcTTCTCCATCGACTCGGGGAAGGGGCTGGTGCGGGCAGAGGAGCTGAGCTTTGTGGCAGGCGCCCCCCGTGCCAACCACAAGGGTGCCGTGGTCATTCTACGCAAGGACAGCGCCAGCCGCCTGGTGCCCGAAGTCCTGCTGTCTGGAGAGCGCCTGACCTCCGGCTTCGGCTACTCACTGGCTGTGGCAGATCTCAACAACGACGG CTGGCCAGACCTGATCGTGGGAGCCCCTTATTTCTACGAGCGGCAGGAAGAGCTGGGGGGAGCTGTGTATGTGTACCTGAACCAGGGGGGTCACTGGGCCGACATCCCCTCGCTCCGGCTCTGCGGCTCCCCTGACTCCATGTTCGGGATCAGCCTGGCTGTCCTGGGGGACCTGAACCAGGATGGCTTCCCAG ATATCGCCGTGGGTGCTCCCTTTGATGGCGACGGCAAAGTCTTCATCTACCACGGGAGCAGCCTGGGGCTTGTGGTCAAAGCTTCGCAG GTGTTGGAGGGGGAGGCCGTGGGCCTCAGGAGCTTCGGCTACTCCCTGTCGGGCGGCCTGGACGTGGATGGGAACCACTACCCAGACCTGCTGGTGGGCTCCCTGGCAGACACGGCCGTGCTCTTCAG GGCCAGACCTGTCCTTCACGTCTCTCATGAGGTCCTCATTGCCCCCGAAGCCATAGACCTAGAACAGCCCAATTGTGCCGGTGGCCAGTCCGTCTG TGTGGACCTGAGGATCTGCTTCAGCTACGTGGCCACCCCCAGCACCTACAGCCCCATTGTGG CCCTGGATTACACGTTAGACGGTGACACAGACCGGAGGCTCCAAGGCCGGGTTCCCCGGGTGTCCTTCCTGAGCCGTGGCCTGGATGACCCCAAGCACCAGGCGTCGGGCACCGTGTGGCTGAGGCACCAACGCGACCGGGTCTGCAAAGAAAACATGCTCCAGCTGCAG GAGAACGTCAAAGACAAGCTTCGGGCCATTGTGGTGACCCTATCCTACAGGCTGCAGAGCCCACGGCTCCGGCGGCAGGCTCCTGGCCAGGGGCTGCCCCCAGTGGCCCCCATCCTCAACGCCCACCAGCCCAGCAGCCAGCGGTCAGAG ATCGTCTTCCTGAAGCAAGGCTGCGGTGAAGACAAGATCTGCCAGAGTAACCTGCAGCTGGTGCGTGCCCGCTTCTGTGCCCGGATCAGCGACGCGGAGTTCCAGCCTCTGCCCAT GGAGGCTGACGGGAAGACAGCCCTGTTCGCGATGAGTGGGCAGCCGGTCATCGGTCTGGAGCTGACGGTCACCAACCTGCCCTcggacccggcccagccccaggcagacgGGGACGATGCCCACGAAGCCCAGCTCCTCgtcaccctccctgcctctctgcgcTACTCAGGAGTCCGGGCGCTGGACCCTGCG CAGGAGAAGCCGCTCTGCCTGTCCGATGGGAATGCGTCCCATGTCGAGTGCGAGCTGGGGAACCCCATGAAGAGAGGTGCCCAG GTCACTTTCTACCTCATCCTCAGCACCTCCGCAATCACCATCGAGACCACTGAGCTGGAGGTGGGGCTGCTGTTGGCCAC GATCAGTAAGCAGCTGCTGTCTCCGGAGTTTGTTCGCGCCCGTGTCTTCATCGAGCTGCCACTGTCCATTGCAGG GGTGGCCATTCCTCAGCAACTCTTCTTCTCTGGCGTGGTGAGGGGTGAGAGCGCCATGCGCTTTGAAGAGGATGTGGGCAGCGAGGTCAAGTATGAGGTCACG GTCTCCAACCAAGGCCAGTCGCTCAACACTCTGGGCTCCGCCTTCCTCAACATCATGTGGCCTCACGAGATCGCCAATGGGAAGTGGCTGCTCTACCCCATGCGCGTGGAAttggagggcgggcaggggcctGGGCGGAAGGGgctctgctcccccaggcccaACATCCTCGGCCTG AAAGTGGGCAGCAGGGGTAGGAGGCggcgggagctggagcagccggcGCAGCAGGAGCCTCGTGAGCCGCCGGAGCCCAGCACGTCGTGGTGGCCGGTGTCTTCCttggagaagaagaagaacatcACCCTG GACTGTGCGCGGGGCACGGCCAACTGTGTGGTGTTCAGATGCCCGCTCTACAGCTTTGACCGCACAGCTGTGCTGCACGTCTGGGGCCGCTTGTGGAACAGCACCTTCCTGGAG GAGTACTCAGCTGTGAAGTCTGTGGAAGTGATTGTCCGAGCCAACATCACGGTCAAGTCCTCCATCAAGAACCTGCTGCTTAGAGATGCATCCACTGTG ACCCCAGTGATGGTCTACTTGGATcctgtggctgtggtggctggAGGAGTCCCCTGGTGGGTCATTCTCCTGGCGGTGCTGGCGGGGCTTCTGGTGCTGGCGCTGTTGGTGCTGCTCCTGTGGAAG ATGGGATTCTTCCGGCGGGCGAAGCACCCCGAGGCCACTGTGCCCCAGTACCACGCGGTGAAGATCCCTCGGGAAGACCGGCAGCAGTTCAAGGAGGAGAAGACGGGCACCATCCTGCGGAGCCATTGGGGCAGCCCCCGGCGGGAGGGCCCCGACGCCCACCCTATCCTGGCTGCCAATGGGCACCCCGAGCCGGGCCCCGACGGGCatccagcgccagccattgcctAG